In Thiovibrio frasassiensis, one DNA window encodes the following:
- the hemC gene encoding hydroxymethylbilane synthase: MMQKTIRIGTRASLLALAQSNWIKGLIEARYPETTVELVKIVTKGDKILDVPLAKVGGKGLFVKEIEEALLANAVDIAVHSMKDVPAELPEGLHIGIITKRENPLDAFISNKCTTCRDLPPGATVGTSSLRRKSQLANIRPDLVIQDLRGNLDTRLRKLDEGQYDAIILAAAGLNRLSLSDRAKSFFTVEEMLPAVAQGAVGIELRTSDTELLAGLFFMDHQETSLAVRAERGFLHRLQGGCQVPIAGFARLVEGEIQMTGLVASVTGEQIVRLALQGEITDPEGLGVRLAEKLLSEGGKEILSEVYGHTME; this comes from the coding sequence TTGATGCAGAAAACAATCAGAATCGGCACCCGGGCAAGCCTGCTGGCTCTGGCCCAATCCAACTGGATCAAAGGGCTGATCGAGGCCCGCTATCCGGAGACCACGGTTGAGCTGGTGAAGATCGTCACCAAGGGCGACAAGATTCTGGACGTGCCGCTGGCCAAGGTGGGCGGCAAGGGGCTGTTCGTCAAGGAGATCGAAGAGGCGTTGCTCGCCAATGCGGTTGATATCGCGGTGCACAGCATGAAGGATGTCCCGGCCGAACTGCCCGAGGGGCTGCACATCGGCATCATCACCAAGCGGGAAAACCCGCTGGACGCCTTCATCTCCAATAAATGCACCACCTGCCGCGATTTGCCCCCGGGCGCGACGGTGGGTACCAGCAGCCTGCGCCGCAAGTCTCAGCTGGCCAATATCCGTCCCGATCTGGTCATCCAGGATCTGCGGGGCAATCTCGATACCCGGCTGCGCAAGCTCGACGAAGGCCAGTACGATGCGATCATCCTGGCTGCCGCCGGGCTCAACCGCTTGTCGCTCAGCGACCGGGCCAAGTCTTTCTTCACGGTGGAAGAGATGCTGCCGGCCGTGGCCCAGGGCGCGGTGGGCATCGAATTGCGGACAAGCGATACGGAGCTCCTGGCCGGTTTGTTCTTTATGGATCACCAGGAAACCTCCTTGGCTGTTCGGGCGGAACGCGGCTTTCTCCACCGGCTCCAGGGCGGCTGTCAGGTGCCCATCGCCGGCTTTGCCAGATTGGTCGAAGGGGAGATCCAGATGACCGGCTTGGTCGCCTCGGTAACCGGAGAGCAAATAGTCCGCCTTGCTTTACAGGGGGAGATCACCGATCCCGAGGGTTTGGGGGTTCGCTTGGCGGAAAAACTGCTGAGCGAAGGCGGCAAAGAAATCCTTTCCGAGGTTTACGGCCACACCATGGAATAA
- a CDS encoding FmdB family zinc ribbon protein, translating to MPLHDFICRGCGHAFEALLIGKEQPLCPQCGSPDLHKQMSTFASRTASKGDGSGSGGSKCAGCAGGSCSTCH from the coding sequence ATGCCATTGCATGATTTTATCTGCCGGGGTTGCGGACATGCTTTCGAGGCACTGCTGATCGGCAAGGAGCAGCCCCTCTGTCCGCAATGCGGCAGTCCGGATTTGCACAAGCAGATGTCCACCTTTGCCAGCCGCACGGCCAGCAAGGGGGATGGTTCCGGTTCGGGCGGTTCCAAGTGTGCCGGCTGCGCAGGCGGAAGCTGCAGTACCTGTCATTAA
- a CDS encoding D-sedoheptulose-7-phosphate isomerase, translated as MDQLIEESLKHSIAAKQALVATQMGGIKQLAQWMIDTIKRGNKLMIFGNGGSAADAQHMAAEFVNRFMIDRPPLAAIALTTDSSILTSIGNDFSFDDIFLKQIQALGKEGDLALGISTSGNSPNVIKAVEAAKVLGMQTAVLTGKDGGRLIGLADLTINVPSQVTPAIQEAHVWVEHILCQIVDEALYGRGVSA; from the coding sequence ATGGACCAGCTCATCGAAGAAAGCCTGAAGCATTCCATTGCCGCCAAGCAAGCGCTGGTGGCCACCCAGATGGGCGGTATCAAGCAGCTGGCCCAGTGGATGATCGATACCATCAAGCGCGGCAACAAACTGATGATTTTCGGCAACGGGGGCAGCGCCGCCGATGCCCAGCACATGGCGGCCGAATTCGTCAACCGTTTCATGATCGACCGCCCTCCCCTGGCCGCCATCGCCCTGACCACGGACAGCTCTATTCTTACCAGTATCGGCAACGATTTTTCCTTTGACGATATCTTTCTTAAACAGATCCAGGCGCTGGGCAAGGAAGGCGATCTGGCCCTCGGGATCTCAACGAGCGGCAACTCGCCCAATGTCATCAAGGCGGTGGAAGCGGCCAAGGTGTTGGGCATGCAAACCGCGGTGCTCACCGGCAAGGATGGCGGCAGACTCATCGGCTTGGCCGACCTGACCATCAACGTGCCCTCGCAGGTGACTCCGGCCATCCAAGAGGCGCATGTCTGGGTGGAGCATATCCTCTGCCAGATCGTGGACGAGGCCCTGTATGGCCGCGGCGTTTCCGCCTGA
- a CDS encoding phosphate/phosphite/phosphonate ABC transporter substrate-binding protein — MALPLSCPAQETNETIRFAVFPYKSPKSVIEVFSPLAARIEKRLGKKVLLVSATDSEAFLKKSLAGEYDLALPSITVYYKMLPAGYTAIAKGIPSFWGGVIVRQDSEIKTIEQCKGKKIAAIGEHSYAGYMFFKAQLDEKRIDSKKDLDLQFVGKLDTIIYGVLNKKYDGGVIRLDTLEMKDFAPVKDQFRIVSRSAEVPQFPFVVKSGMDQRTASVIREVLTSLSPDKPEDLAILKSLQIKKIVAATKEDYDPFYKVIKNHAFYTHH, encoded by the coding sequence ATGGCCTTGCCCCTGTCTTGCCCGGCCCAGGAAACAAACGAAACCATCCGTTTTGCCGTGTTTCCCTACAAATCGCCCAAGAGCGTGATCGAGGTTTTCAGCCCCCTTGCCGCCAGGATTGAAAAACGGCTCGGGAAAAAGGTGCTGCTCGTCTCCGCCACGGATTCGGAGGCCTTTCTGAAAAAAAGTCTGGCCGGGGAATACGATCTGGCGCTGCCCTCCATTACCGTTTACTACAAAATGCTGCCCGCCGGATACACCGCGATCGCCAAAGGAATCCCCTCCTTCTGGGGCGGGGTGATCGTCCGGCAAGACAGCGAGATCAAAACCATCGAGCAGTGCAAGGGGAAGAAGATCGCCGCCATTGGCGAGCATTCCTATGCCGGATACATGTTTTTTAAGGCCCAGCTTGACGAAAAAAGGATCGACTCGAAAAAGGATCTGGATCTCCAGTTTGTCGGCAAGCTCGACACCATCATCTACGGGGTGCTCAACAAGAAATACGATGGCGGGGTTATCCGGCTCGACACCTTGGAGATGAAGGATTTCGCTCCGGTCAAGGATCAGTTCAGGATAGTGTCCCGTTCCGCCGAGGTCCCCCAGTTTCCCTTTGTGGTCAAGAGCGGCATGGACCAACGGACCGCCTCAGTCATCCGTGAGGTCCTGACCTCTCTTTCCCCGGACAAGCCGGAGGACCTGGCCATTTTAAAGAGCCTGCAGATCAAAAAGATCGTCGCCGCAACCAAGGAGGATTACGATCCGTTCTACAAGGTCATCAAAAACCACGCATTCTACACGCATCATTGA